The Manihot esculenta cultivar AM560-2 chromosome 1, M.esculenta_v8, whole genome shotgun sequence genome has a window encoding:
- the LOC110601978 gene encoding uncharacterized protein LOC110601978, producing the protein MAGLEKQLLSQPIHLADRVIKAADEASTFKQECAELKFKTEKLASLLRRAARTSSVLYERPARRIIYETEQTLDKALALVQKCLANDVMKRVFTIIPTTAFRKMLSHLENSIGDVSWLLRVSASADDLDDEYLGLPPIAANEPILCLIWEQIAILYTGSVDDRSDAAASLVSLARDNDRYGKLIIEEGGIPPLLKLVKEGNMEGQENAARAIGLLGRDQESVEYIIHAGVCTVFAKMLKQGPMKVQAVVAWAVSELAANYPKCQDLFDHHNIIRLLVGHLVFETAEDEHVQITIPINKATSVLAVVMARNHLNASKAMDKYDNDDQQKRNQPSDTSSKDREFEDPETKATMKAMAAKALSQLAKGNSSICRSITQSRALMCFVVLLEKGTEDVKYHSAMALMEITAVAEQDTDLRRSTFKHNSPACKAIIDQLLKIIERADHNLLIPCIETIGNLARTFRATESRMIAPLVKLLDEGEDEVYREASIALTKFACTENYLHLDHSKAIIQAGGEKHLIQLVYFGELIVQLSALYLLCYIAMHVPDSEELAQAEVLTVLEWASKQSFVAQDETLEALLEDAKSKLELYQSRGSRGFH; encoded by the coding sequence ATGGCGGGCTTGGAGAAGCAATTATTGTCACAGCCTATCCATTTAGCTGACCGAGTAATCAAAGCTGCTGATGAAGCCTCCACTTTCAAACAAGAATGCGCTGAACTCAAATTCAAGACGGAAAAGCTCGCCTCTTTACTCCGGCGAGCCGCTCGAACCAGCTCCGTCCTGTACGAGCGGCCTGCTCGCCGGATAATTTACGAAACAGAGCAAACCCTTGACAAGGCTCTGGCCCTGGTCCAAAAATGCCTAGCTAATGACGTCATGAAACGCGTTTTCACCATAATTCCGACAACCGCGTTTCGTAAAATGTTGTCTCACTTGGAAAATTCGATCGGTGACGTGTCTTGGCTTTTGCGTGTATCGGCGTCGGCTGATGATCTTGACGACGAGTATTTGGGATTGCCTCCGATTGCTGCTAACGAGCCAATTCTTTGTCTTATATGGGAACAGATTGCGATTCTCTATACTGGCTCAGTGGATGATAGATCTGATGCTGCTGCTTCGCTGGTTTCGCTGGCGAGAGACAACGATCGGTACGGGAAGCTGATTATTGAAGAAGGAGGGATTCCGCCTCTGCTGAAATTGGTCAAAGAAGGGAACATGGAAGGCCAAGAGAACGCCGCAAGAGCGATTGGTCTACTGGGTCGTGACCAGGAAAGCGTCGAATACATAATCCACGCAGGTGTTTGTACTGTGTTTGCGAAAATGCTTAAACAAGGTCCTATGAAAGTTCAGGCTGTAGTGGCTTGGGCTGTTTCTGAGCTAGCGGCGAATTATCCCAAATGCCAAGATCTTTTTGACCATCATAATATAATTCGGTTGCTAGTTGGCCATCTTGTATTTGAGACAGCTGAAGACGAGCATGTTCAGATTACCATTCCTATCAATAAAGCCACATCAGTCCTTGCAGTTGTAATGGCAAGAAATCACTTGAACGCGAGCAAAGCAATGGATAAATATGATAATGATGATCAGCAAAAGCGTAACCAACCTTCTGATACAAGTTCTAAAGATAGGGAATTTGAAGATCCTGAGACCAAGGCTACAATGAAAGCAATGGCAGCTAAAGCACTATCCCAGCTTGCCAAGGGTAACTCCTCTATATGCCGTAGCATCACCCAGTCGAGAGCATTGATGTGTTTTGTAGTTCTCTTGGAGAAAGGTACAGAAGATGTTAAATACCATTCAGCCATGGCTTTGATGGAGATCACAGCAGTGGCAGAGCAAGATACTGATTTGAGAAGATCCACATTCAAACACAATTCGCCTGCGTGCAAAGCTATTATTGATCAGTTGCTGAAAATCATCGAAAGAGCTGATCATAACCTCCTTATACCATGCATCGAGACTATAGGGAACCTGGCCAGGACATTTCGAGCAACAGAGAGCAGAATGATTGCCCCATTGGTTAAACTTCTAGATGAGGGAGAAGATGAGGTGTATAGGGAAGCTTCAATTGCTCTCACAAAGTTTGCCTGCACAGAAAACTATCTCCACCTTGATCATTCCAAGGCAATCATACAAGCTGGAGGGGAAAAGCACCTAATCCAGCTTGTCTATTTTGGCGAGCTTATAGTTCAACTGTCAGCATTATATCTCCTATGCTACATAGCTATGCATGTCCCAGACAGCGAGGAGCTCGCACAGGCTGAGGTGCTTACAGTGCTAGAATGGGCATCCAAACAATCGTTTGTGGCTCAAGATGAAACACTTGAAGCATTGCTAGAAGACGCCAAAAGCAAATTGGAGCTTTATCAATCCAGAGGTTCAAGGGGATTCCATTGA
- the LOC110601973 gene encoding uncharacterized protein LOC110601973 yields MADLVKQILTKPIQLADQVIKAADEASAFKLECAELKSKTEKLAALLRQAARASSDLYERPTRRILDDTEQVLDKALALVQKCRANGIMKRVFTIIPTTSFRKMLSQLENSIGDVSWLLRVSASADDRDDEYLGLPPIAANEPILCLIWEQIAILTTGSVDDRSDAAASLVSLARDNDRYGKLIIEEGGIPPLLKLVKEGKMEGQENAARAIGLLGRDPESIEYMIHAGVCTVFAKILKEGPMRVQAVVAWAVSELAANYPKCQDLFAQHNIIRLLVGHLAFETVQEHSKYAITSHKATSIHAVVMASNSSPTAQNVKNPIAADDDSCRIPRPTGNQTPNQLHNVVTNTMALNTASKPPQQRTGYNGNGASNNGNNSMKQNHQQSHSLSGVNIKGRELQDSATKANMKAMAARALWHLAKRNSPICRNITESRALLCFAVLLEKGPEDVQFNSAMALMEITAVAEKDADLRRSAFKPNSPACKAIIDQLLNIIERADPNLLIPCIKTIGNLARTFRATETRMIAPLVKLLDEGEDEVHREASIALTKFACTENYLHLDHSKAIIQAGGEMHLIQLVYFGEQIVQLSALYLLCYIAMHVPDSEELAQAKVLTLLEWASKQSFVAQDETLEALLEDAKSKLELYQSRGSRGFH; encoded by the coding sequence ATGGCGGACTTGGTGAAGCAAATATTGACAAAGCCTATTCAACTAGCTGACCAAGTAATCAAAGCTGCTGATGAAGCCAGCGCTTTCAAACTGGAATGTGCTGAACTCAAATCCAAGACTGAAAAGCTTGCTGCTTTACTCCGGCAAGCTGCTCGAGCTAGCTCCGACCTGTACGAGCGGCCTACGCGCCGGATCCTTGACGACACAGAACAAGTCCTTGACAAGGCTCTGGCCCTGGTACAGAAATGCCGAGCTAACGGCATCATGAAACGCGTTTTCACCATAATTCCGACAACTTCGTTTCGTAAAATGTTGTCTCAGTTGGAAAATTCGATCGGTGACGTGTCTTGGCTTTTGCGTGTATCGGCGTCGGCTGATGATCGTGACGACGAGTATTTGGGATTGCCTCCGATTGCTGCTAACGAGCCAATTCTTTGTCTTATATGGGAACAGATTGCGATTCTCACTACTGGCTCAGTGGATGATAGATCTGATGCTGCTGCTTCGTTGGTTTCGCTGGCGAGAGACAACGATCGGTACGGGAAGCTGATTATTGAAGAAGGAGGGATTCCGCCTCTGCTGAAATTGGTCAAAGAAGGGAAAATGGAAGGCCAAGAGAACGCAGCAAGAGCAATTGGTCTACTGGGTCGTGACCCGGAAAGTATCGAATATATGATCCACGCAGGTGTTTGTACCGTGTTTGCGAAAATACTCAAAGAAGGTCCTATGAGAGTTCAGGCTGTAGTAGCTTGGGCTGTTTCTGAGCTCGCGGCGAATTATCCCAAATGCCAAGATCTTTTTGCCCAGCATAACATAATTCGGTTGCTAGTTGGTCATCTTGCATTTGAGACGGTTCAAGAGCATAGTAAGTATGCCATTACTAGCCACAAAGCCACTTCGATCCATGCGGTTGTTATGGCCAGTAATAGTTCGCCAACTGCTCAAAATGTGAAAAATCCTATAGCAGCTGATGATGATTCATGTCGAATTCCTCGTCCTACGGGTAATCAGACTCCAAATCAGTTGCACAATGTGGTCACCAATACTATGGCTCTGAATACAGCCTCCAAGCCGCCGCAGCAACGAACTGGTTATAATGGTAATGGGGCCAGTAACAATGGAAACAATAGCATGAAGCAAAATCATCAACAGAGTCATTCGCTTTCTGGGGTTAACATTAAGGGCAGGGAACTTCAAGACTCTGCCACTAAGGCTAACATGAAAGCAATGGCAGCTAGAGCACTTTGGCACCTTGCCAAGAGAAATTCTCCCATTTGCCGCAACATAACTGAATCAAGAGCACTCTTGTGCTTTGCAGTTCTATTGGAGAAGGGACCTGAAGATGTTCAATTCAATTCCGCCATGGCATTGATGGAGATCACTGCAGTAGCAGAGAAAGATGCTGATTTAAGAAGATCAGCATTCAAGCCTAATTCGCCTGCGTGCAAAGCTATTATTGATCAGTTGCTGAATATCATCGAAAGAGCTGATCCTAACCTCCTTATACCATGCATCAAGACTATAGGGAACCTGGCCAGGACATTTCGAGCAACAGAGACCAGAATGATTGCCCCATTGGTTAAACTTCTGGATGAGGGAGAAGATGAGGTGCATAGGGAAGCTTCAATTGCTCTCACAAAGTTTGCCTGCACAGAAAACTATCTCCACCTTGATCATTCCAAGGCAATCATACAAGCTGGAGGGGAAATGCACCTAATCCAGCTTGTCTATTTTGGCGAGCAAATAGTTCAACTGTCAGCATTATATCTCCTATGCTACATAGCTATGCATGTCCCAGACAGCGAGGAGCTCGCACAGGCTAAGGTGCTTACATTGCTAGAATGGGCATCCAAACAATCGTTTGTGGCTCAAGATGAAACACTTGAAGCATTGCTAGAAGACGCCAAAAGCAAATTGGAGCTTTATCAATCCAGAGGTTCAAGGGGATTCCATTGA
- the LOC110617705 gene encoding ferredoxin--NADP reductase, leaf isozyme, chloroplastic: MAAAVTAAVSFPSSKSTSLSSRTSIVAPERITFKQVPFYYKDVSAGGRVVSISAQVTTEAPAKVKKESKKMEEDVVVNKFKPKNPYIGRCLLNTKITGDDAPGETWHMVFSTEGEVPYREGQSIGVIPDGIDKNGKPHKLRLYSIASSALGDFGDSKTVSLCVKRLVYVNEKGETVKGVCSNFLCDLKPGSEVKITGPVGKEMLMPKDPNATIIMLATGTGIAPFRSFLWKMFFEKHDDYKFNGLAWLFLGVPTSSSLLYKEEFEKMKEKVPNNFRLDFAVSREQTNEKGEKMYIQTRMAQYAEELWELLKKDNTYVYMCGLKGMEKGIDDIMLSLAARDGIDWLEYKRSLKKAEQWNVEVY; this comes from the exons ATGGCCGCTGCAGTAACTGCTGCAGTCTCTTTTCCTTCCTCCAAGTCCACCTCTCTCTCCTCAAGAACCTCCATCGTAGCTCCAGAGAGAATCACCTTTAAGCAG GTTCCTTTTTATTACAAAGATGTTTCTGCTGGTGGGAGAGTGGTTTCCATCAGCGCCCAGGTTACCACTGAGGCTCCTGCTAAGGTTAAGAAGGAATCCAAGAAAATGGAGGAAGATGTTGTCGTTAACAAGTTCAAGCCTAAAAACCCTTATATTGGCAGATGCCTTTTGAATACTAAGATCACTGGTGATGATGCTCCTGGAGAAACTTGGCACATGGTCTTCAGCACTGAGG GAGAGGTTCCCTACAGAGAAGGGCAATCTATTGGGGTAATTCCAGATGGTATCGACAAGAATGGGAAGCCTCATAAGCTGAGATTGTATTCAATTGCCAGCAGTGCTCTTGGTGATTTTGGAGACTCCAAAACT GTTTCTCTTTGTGTGAAGCGGCTTGTGTATGTCAATGAAAAAGGAGAAACTGTAAAAGGAGTCTGCTCAAATTTCTTGT GTGACTTGAAACCTGGATCAGAAGTGAAGATTACAGGACCGGTTGGAAAAGAAATGCTCATGCCAAAAGATCCCAATGCCACAATCATCATG CTTGCAACTGGCACTGGCATTGCGCCTTTCCGATCATTCTTGTGGAAAATGTTCTTTGAGAAACATGATGATTACAAG TTCAATGGCTTGGCATGGCTCTTCTTGGGTGTTCCCACAAGTAGTTCATTGCTCTACAAGGAG GAATTTGAGAAAATGAAGGAGAAGGTTCCGAACAACTTCAGGCTTGACTTTGCAGTAAGCAGAGAGCAGACAAATGAGAAAGGAGAAAAGATGTATATCCAAACTCGCATGGCTCAATATGCAGAAGAGCTGTGGGAGTTGCTAAAGAAAGATAACACCTATGTCTATATGTGTGGATTGAAAGGGATGGAAAAGGGAATTGACGACATAATGCTATCACTTGCAGCTAGAGATG GCATTGATTGGTTGGAGTACAAAAGATCATTGAAGAAAGCAGAGCAATGGAACGTTGAGGTCTActaa